The Flexivirga oryzae genome has a segment encoding these proteins:
- a CDS encoding TIGR03085 family metal-binding protein, with the protein MPKFAHAERIGLCDTFLSTGPDAPTLCGEWTTRDLAAHLVVRENRPDAAAGMFLPIAAGHLESVQRKVAAMPWEKLVDKLRSGPPRLSPFRLPGVDEKANLSEFFVHHEDVLRAGDHPQARRELPDGEQAALWGILPRIGALTLRNVRTGVVADCPGHGRRSLRGAKDDHGSVVLHAAPAEVLLHIFGRGAVTDVELDGSDADVAAFRESSLGF; encoded by the coding sequence ATGCCGAAATTCGCCCACGCAGAACGCATCGGACTGTGTGACACGTTCCTGTCCACCGGGCCGGACGCACCGACCCTCTGCGGTGAGTGGACCACGCGGGACCTGGCCGCGCACCTGGTCGTGCGGGAGAACCGCCCCGACGCCGCGGCCGGGATGTTCCTGCCGATCGCCGCCGGCCACCTCGAGTCCGTCCAGCGCAAGGTGGCCGCCATGCCGTGGGAGAAGTTGGTGGACAAGCTGCGCAGTGGGCCACCACGGCTCAGCCCCTTCCGACTGCCCGGTGTGGACGAGAAGGCCAACCTGTCGGAGTTCTTCGTGCACCACGAGGACGTGCTGCGCGCGGGCGATCATCCGCAGGCACGGCGCGAACTGCCGGACGGGGAGCAGGCCGCCCTCTGGGGGATCCTGCCGCGCATCGGCGCGCTGACGCTGCGCAACGTGCGCACCGGCGTCGTCGCCGACTGCCCCGGCCACGGCCGACGCAGCCTGCGCGGCGCCAAGGACGACCACGGCAGCGTCGTGCTGCACGCAGCACCCGCGGAGGTGCTGCTGCACATCTTCGGCCGCGGCGCGGTCACCGACGTGGAGTTGGACGGGTCCGACGCCGACGTCGCGGCGTTCCGCGAGTCGTCGCTCGGTTTCTGA
- the ectB gene encoding diaminobutyrate--2-oxoglutarate transaminase, with protein sequence MTVTTDTTTLESGVRSYSRTWPVTFERAQGSFLHTPDGKEYLDFFTGAGVMNYGHNNPILKDALLQYLAEDNIVHSLDMFTTAREDFLATFTEQILRPRGLDHTVMFPGPGGANAVEAALKLARKVTGRESIINFTNAFHGMTLGALAVTGNSMKREGAGVPLVHSTPMPYDDYFNGDIPDFVYFERLLADSGSGLNTPAAVIVETVQGEGGVNTARLEWLRRLSEICREHEILLIVDDIQVGCGRTGGFFSFEEAGIVPDIICLSKAISGYGLPLALTLLRPELDVWDPGEHNGTFRGFAPAFVTAAEAIRTYWADTTLEDSTVTKGAFVEATLNSIVAKRPEGELTAKGRGLIRGLEFADPDAAQATCRNAFDAGLLVETSGPRDEVIKLLPPLTISEDELTRGLATLRTATMDALG encoded by the coding sequence ATGACCGTGACCACCGACACGACCACCCTCGAGTCCGGTGTCCGGAGCTACTCCCGCACCTGGCCCGTGACGTTCGAGCGCGCGCAGGGCAGCTTCCTGCACACCCCGGACGGGAAGGAGTACCTCGACTTCTTCACCGGCGCCGGAGTGATGAACTACGGGCACAACAACCCGATCCTCAAGGACGCGTTGCTGCAGTACTTGGCCGAGGACAACATCGTTCATTCGCTGGACATGTTCACCACGGCGCGCGAGGACTTCCTGGCCACGTTCACCGAGCAGATCCTGCGGCCACGCGGACTCGACCACACCGTCATGTTCCCCGGCCCCGGCGGCGCCAACGCCGTCGAGGCAGCGCTCAAGCTCGCCCGCAAGGTCACCGGCCGCGAGTCGATCATCAACTTCACCAACGCATTTCACGGTATGACGCTGGGCGCCCTCGCCGTCACCGGAAACTCGATGAAACGGGAGGGTGCGGGTGTACCGCTGGTGCACTCCACGCCCATGCCGTACGACGACTACTTCAACGGCGACATCCCCGACTTCGTCTACTTCGAACGTCTGCTGGCCGACTCCGGCTCGGGCCTCAATACACCGGCGGCGGTCATCGTCGAGACGGTGCAGGGTGAGGGCGGGGTCAACACGGCGCGCCTGGAGTGGCTGCGCCGGCTCTCGGAGATCTGCCGCGAGCACGAGATCCTGTTGATCGTCGACGACATCCAGGTCGGGTGTGGTCGCACGGGTGGCTTCTTCAGCTTCGAGGAGGCCGGCATCGTCCCCGACATCATCTGCCTGTCCAAGGCGATCAGCGGTTACGGCCTTCCGCTGGCCCTTACCCTGCTGCGGCCCGAGCTCGACGTGTGGGACCCGGGCGAGCACAACGGCACCTTCCGTGGTTTCGCGCCGGCGTTCGTGACTGCGGCGGAGGCGATCCGCACCTACTGGGCGGACACGACGCTGGAGGACTCCACGGTGACCAAGGGAGCCTTCGTCGAGGCGACGCTCAACAGCATCGTCGCCAAGCGTCCCGAGGGTGAGCTGACGGCAAAGGGCCGCGGCCTCATCCGCGGTCTGGAGTTCGCCGACCCCGACGCTGCACAGGCGACCTGCCGCAACGCCTTCGACGCGGGGCTGCTCGTGGAGACCTCCGGGCCGCGCGACGAGGTCATCAAGCTGCTACCGCCGCTGACGATCAGCGAGGACGAGCTGACCCGCGGGCTCGCGACCCTGCGCACCGCGACCATGGACGCGCTCGGCTGA
- the hisI gene encoding phosphoribosyl-AMP cyclohydrolase, whose protein sequence is MSSTALDPDIATQLKRDAAGLVPAVIQQHDTGEVLMVGWMDDEALHRTLTTGRVTFWSRSRAEYWRKGDTSGHVQHVKSVALDCDGDTLLVRVDQVGPACHTGAHNCFVTDLGAVSA, encoded by the coding sequence GTGAGTTCAACGGCCCTCGACCCAGACATCGCGACGCAGCTGAAGAGGGATGCTGCCGGGCTGGTGCCCGCAGTCATCCAGCAGCACGACACCGGCGAGGTCCTCATGGTCGGCTGGATGGACGACGAGGCACTGCACCGCACGCTCACCACCGGTCGGGTGACGTTCTGGTCCCGCAGTCGCGCGGAGTACTGGCGCAAGGGGGACACCTCCGGCCACGTGCAGCACGTGAAGTCCGTCGCGCTCGACTGCGACGGGGACACTCTCCTGGTGCGGGTCGACCAGGTCGGACCGGCCTGCCACACCGGCGCCCACAACTGCTTCGTCACCGACCTGGGGGCGGTGTCGGCATGA
- the thpD gene encoding ectoine hydroxylase has protein sequence MTTTTATLDAYPTRTQGGEFLARSHPTVWGSGTDGPFDDVALKAHARRGYTILPDFISADEVSEFNAELHRLSTDRSLLGDERIITEKVSGEVRSIFQVEQLSARIDALTRDPRLLDRARQLLGSEVYLHQTRINYMPGFKGTGFYWHSDFETWHAEDGLPAPRAVSCSIALTRNYPFNGGLMVMPGSHEVFVPGVGETPADNHASSLQEQTVGVPSEASIAALAERCGIDQFTGPAGSALWFDSNIMHASANNITPYPRSNIFLVFNSVENAPQQPFAAAAPRPNHIANRDVTPLS, from the coding sequence ATGACGACCACGACCGCGACCCTCGATGCCTACCCGACCCGCACGCAGGGCGGTGAATTCCTTGCTCGGAGCCACCCGACGGTGTGGGGGTCGGGTACCGACGGCCCGTTCGACGACGTCGCGCTGAAGGCACATGCCCGTCGTGGTTACACGATCCTGCCGGACTTCATCAGCGCCGACGAGGTCTCGGAGTTCAACGCCGAGTTGCATCGGCTGAGCACCGACCGGTCACTTCTCGGTGACGAGCGGATCATCACCGAGAAGGTCTCGGGAGAGGTTCGGTCGATCTTCCAGGTCGAGCAGCTCAGTGCCCGGATCGACGCACTGACCCGTGACCCGCGGTTGCTTGATCGGGCGCGGCAGTTGCTCGGTTCCGAGGTCTACTTGCACCAGACCCGGATCAACTACATGCCGGGTTTCAAGGGCACCGGGTTCTACTGGCACTCGGACTTCGAGACCTGGCACGCCGAGGACGGACTCCCGGCACCGCGTGCGGTGAGTTGCTCGATCGCGCTGACCCGCAACTACCCGTTCAACGGCGGCCTGATGGTGATGCCGGGATCCCACGAGGTCTTCGTGCCCGGCGTCGGCGAGACACCGGCCGACAACCACGCGTCCTCACTGCAGGAGCAGACGGTCGGCGTGCCGAGCGAGGCGTCGATCGCGGCTCTCGCCGAACGCTGCGGGATCGACCAGTTCACCGGCCCGGCCGGTTCGGCGCTCTGGTTCGACTCGAACATCATGCACGCGTCGGCGAACAACATCACGCCGTACCCGCGGTCCAACATCTTCCTGGTCTTCAACAGCGTCGAGAACGCTCCGCAGCAGCCGTTCGCCGCAGCCGCCCCGCGGCCGAACCACATCGCGAACCGGGACGTCACCCCGCTGTCCTGA
- the hisF gene encoding imidazole glycerol phosphate synthase subunit HisF, protein MTVAVRVIPCLDVDAGRVVKGVNFENLQDAGDPVELADRYDRQGADELTFLDVTASSAGRETTYDVVGRTAEHVFIPLTVGGGVRTVDDVDRLLRAGADKVGINTGAIARPEVIAEIADRFGSQVLVLSADVRRSQHGNFEVTTHGGLKSTDLDAIEWCARAAELGVGEILLNSMDADGTKDGFDLELIRAVRAEVTVPIVASGGAGRVEDFVEAVDAGADAVLAASVFHFGELTIRDVKDALRAAGHEVR, encoded by the coding sequence ATGACGGTTGCCGTGCGTGTCATCCCCTGCCTCGACGTCGATGCCGGACGCGTGGTCAAGGGAGTGAATTTCGAGAACCTCCAGGACGCCGGGGACCCGGTCGAACTCGCGGATCGTTACGACCGCCAGGGTGCCGACGAGCTGACCTTCCTGGACGTGACGGCGAGCTCCGCGGGACGCGAGACGACCTACGACGTGGTCGGCCGGACCGCGGAGCACGTGTTCATCCCGCTGACCGTCGGCGGGGGAGTGCGCACGGTGGACGACGTGGACCGCCTGCTGCGGGCCGGCGCGGACAAGGTCGGCATCAACACCGGAGCGATCGCGCGACCGGAGGTCATCGCCGAGATCGCGGACCGCTTCGGTTCTCAGGTGCTCGTGCTGTCCGCCGACGTACGACGCTCCCAGCACGGCAACTTCGAGGTGACCACCCACGGCGGGCTGAAGTCCACCGATCTCGACGCGATCGAGTGGTGCGCTCGTGCGGCCGAACTCGGAGTAGGTGAGATCCTGCTCAACTCGATGGACGCCGACGGCACCAAGGACGGCTTCGACCTGGAGCTGATCCGTGCGGTGCGTGCCGAGGTCACCGTGCCGATCGTGGCCAGTGGCGGCGCGGGCCGGGTGGAGGACTTCGTGGAGGCCGTCGATGCCGGCGCGGACGCGGTGCTCGCGGCCTCGGTCTTCCACTTCGGCGAGTTGACCATCCGCGACGTGAAGGACGCCCTGCGGGCCGCGGGCCACGAGGTGCGCTGA
- the ectA gene encoding diaminobutyrate acetyltransferase: MPIPIEVPTRPQSTHHRTTRALRSHVPRTAAQSGLVVRPPEPSDGAQMWALARDGGELDLNSSYAYLLMARDFATTCRIAMSDNEIVGYVLGFRPPERPSHLFVWQVAVRGDQRGRGVARRMIGHLLETTESIDALEATVEETNSASRALFGSIARQHDAELTWSEGIPSAHFPDGHAGEPMLRIAPLR; the protein is encoded by the coding sequence ATGCCGATACCAATCGAAGTACCGACCCGACCGCAATCCACCCACCACCGCACGACCCGTGCGCTTCGCTCGCACGTTCCCCGCACCGCCGCCCAGTCCGGGTTGGTGGTGCGACCGCCGGAACCGTCCGACGGGGCCCAGATGTGGGCGCTCGCCCGCGATGGCGGCGAGCTCGACCTGAACTCGTCGTACGCCTACCTGTTGATGGCCCGAGATTTTGCGACGACCTGCCGGATCGCGATGTCGGACAACGAGATCGTGGGCTACGTGCTCGGCTTCCGGCCACCGGAGCGGCCATCGCACCTGTTCGTCTGGCAGGTGGCTGTGCGCGGCGACCAGCGGGGGCGTGGCGTGGCTCGCCGGATGATCGGGCACCTGCTCGAGACCACGGAGTCGATCGACGCCCTGGAGGCGACGGTCGAGGAGACCAACAGCGCGTCACGAGCACTGTTCGGCAGCATCGCCCGCCAGCACGATGCGGAACTGACCTGGTCAGAAGGCATTCCGTCTGCGCACTTCCCCGACGGCCATGCCGGCGAGCCGATGCTGCGCATCGCCCCGTTGCGCTGA
- a CDS encoding anthranilate synthase component I, producing MSDASTRTAGAADVHAETAWGQTWPGLPQFLELAAGRRVIPVVRRLLADGETPLGIYRKLADNRPGTFLLESAEHGGVWSRYSIIGADSRATLSEEDGRAVWLGSPPVDVPVDGTPTDVLRDTLRVLDTPRIPGLPPLTGGLVGAITYDAVRRWERLAEPGSDDLRLPELGMVLATDLAVLDHTDGSVLLIANAINYDNTDARAAEAWADAVDRLDAMQEALAVDAPSTVSVPEPVELTPVSTHTREQFHDMVEAAKEDIRSGEAFQIVVSQRFSVPCGADSLDVYRALRAGNPSPYMYLLRLPHPDGSTYDVVGSSPEALVKVTGEQVITHPIAGSRPRGKSPEQDEDLADELFEDPKERAEHLMLVDLARNDLQKVCDAGTVDTVEFMQIRRYSHIMHLESTVIGTLSTGRSAYDVLVATFPAGTLSGAPKPRAMQIIDRLEGIRRGVYGGVVGYFDFAGDLDMAIAIRTALIKDRVAYVQAGAGIVADSVPESEYQETRTKAAAALRAVVIASGMRGIG from the coding sequence ATGAGTGACGCGAGCACCCGGACGGCCGGAGCCGCCGATGTCCACGCGGAGACCGCGTGGGGTCAGACCTGGCCGGGCCTGCCCCAGTTCCTGGAGCTGGCGGCAGGGCGGCGGGTCATCCCGGTCGTGCGCCGGCTGCTCGCCGACGGCGAGACCCCGCTCGGTATCTACCGCAAGCTCGCCGACAACCGGCCGGGCACCTTCCTGCTCGAATCGGCGGAGCACGGCGGCGTCTGGTCCCGCTACTCGATCATCGGCGCGGACAGCCGCGCCACGCTGAGCGAGGAGGACGGCCGGGCGGTCTGGCTCGGCTCACCACCGGTCGACGTGCCCGTCGACGGCACCCCGACGGACGTGCTGCGCGACACCCTGCGCGTCCTGGACACCCCGCGCATCCCCGGCCTGCCGCCACTCACCGGCGGCCTCGTCGGCGCCATCACGTATGACGCCGTGCGGCGCTGGGAACGCCTCGCCGAGCCGGGCAGTGACGACCTCCGGTTGCCGGAACTCGGCATGGTCCTCGCGACCGACCTGGCCGTCCTCGACCACACCGACGGCAGCGTGCTGCTGATCGCGAACGCGATCAACTACGACAACACCGACGCACGGGCGGCCGAGGCGTGGGCCGACGCGGTGGATCGGCTGGACGCCATGCAGGAGGCGCTGGCGGTCGACGCGCCCAGCACCGTGTCGGTGCCCGAACCGGTCGAGCTGACCCCGGTCAGCACGCACACGCGTGAGCAGTTCCACGACATGGTCGAAGCCGCCAAGGAGGACATCCGCTCCGGCGAAGCCTTCCAGATCGTGGTGTCCCAACGGTTCTCCGTGCCGTGCGGTGCGGACTCGCTCGACGTCTACCGCGCGCTGCGGGCCGGCAACCCGAGTCCGTACATGTACCTCCTGCGGCTGCCGCACCCCGACGGGTCGACGTACGACGTCGTCGGCTCCAGCCCGGAGGCCCTGGTGAAGGTGACGGGGGAGCAGGTCATCACGCACCCGATCGCGGGTTCGCGGCCGCGTGGGAAGAGCCCGGAGCAGGACGAGGACCTGGCCGACGAACTCTTCGAGGACCCCAAGGAGCGTGCCGAGCACCTGATGCTGGTCGACCTGGCCCGCAACGACCTGCAGAAGGTGTGCGACGCCGGCACCGTCGACACCGTCGAATTCATGCAGATCCGCCGGTACAGCCACATCATGCACCTGGAGTCGACGGTGATCGGCACGCTGAGCACGGGCCGTTCGGCATACGACGTGCTCGTGGCGACGTTCCCGGCGGGCACCCTGAGCGGGGCACCCAAACCTCGCGCCATGCAGATCATCGACCGGCTCGAGGGCATCCGTCGCGGTGTCTACGGCGGGGTGGTCGGCTACTTCGACTTCGCCGGCGACCTCGACATGGCGATCGCGATCCGGACGGCGCTGATCAAGGACCGGGTCGCCTATGTGCAGGCGGGCGCCGGCATCGTCGCCGACTCGGTGCCCGAGAGCGAATACCAGGAGACCCGCACCAAAGCGGCCGCCGCGCTGCGGGCCGTGGTGATCGCGAGCGGGATGCGGGGGATCGGGTGA
- a CDS encoding ectoine synthase gives MLVRSIDEVTDTVDDIKTDNWRSKRIVLAREGVGFSVHETTLYAGTVNDFWYANHIEAVFIVEGEGEIVNKATGERHALQPGSLYLLNDHDKHQVLPRTEMRTVCVFNPPVTGREIHDENGVYPLVLEA, from the coding sequence ATGCTGGTCCGCTCCATCGACGAGGTCACTGACACCGTCGACGACATCAAGACCGACAACTGGCGCAGCAAGCGCATCGTGCTGGCACGTGAGGGTGTCGGCTTCTCCGTGCACGAGACCACGCTGTACGCCGGGACCGTCAACGACTTCTGGTACGCCAACCACATCGAAGCGGTGTTCATCGTCGAGGGTGAGGGCGAGATCGTGAACAAGGCCACCGGTGAGCGGCACGCGTTGCAGCCCGGCTCGCTCTACCTGCTCAACGACCACGACAAGCACCAGGTGCTGCCGCGCACCGAGATGCGCACGGTGTGCGTCTTCAACCCGCCGGTGACCGGCCGCGAGATCCACGACGAGAACGGCGTCTACCCCTTGGTGCTCGAGGCCTGA
- a CDS encoding Trp biosynthesis-associated membrane protein: MTSKRSVLLVGALAVILMIAANTRTWVSGSVTDAVLQQAHTTASGGKAAPALLASALVGAAAVLATLTTGRIPRWIAAVITLLAGVVSVVVVLAPVRHPGSVLGDVATTMTGHTGDRNIAASLTVWPWMALLGAVLLVLTGVLAILGARTWSGLSNRYDAPGASAVRARSDWDMLSDGEDPTDFPDGSDTINERHRSE, encoded by the coding sequence GTGACGTCCAAGCGGTCGGTACTGCTGGTCGGCGCGCTCGCCGTGATCCTGATGATCGCCGCGAACACCCGCACCTGGGTGTCCGGCTCGGTGACCGATGCGGTGCTGCAGCAGGCACACACCACGGCGTCCGGTGGCAAGGCCGCGCCGGCACTGCTCGCCTCGGCCCTGGTCGGTGCGGCCGCGGTGCTCGCGACCCTGACGACCGGACGGATCCCGCGCTGGATCGCCGCGGTCATCACCCTGCTCGCGGGCGTCGTCAGCGTGGTCGTGGTCCTCGCCCCGGTGCGCCACCCCGGCTCCGTCCTGGGGGACGTCGCGACCACGATGACCGGGCACACCGGCGACCGGAACATCGCGGCGAGCCTGACGGTCTGGCCCTGGATGGCGCTGCTCGGCGCGGTGCTGCTGGTGCTCACCGGGGTGCTCGCGATCCTCGGAGCGCGCACCTGGTCCGGCCTCTCCAACCGGTATGACGCCCCCGGCGCCAGCGCAGTCCGGGCCCGCTCGGACTGGGACATGCTCTCGGATGGCGAGGACCCGACCGACTTCCCGGACGGGTCTGACACAATCAACGAACGGCACCGATCCGAATGA
- a CDS encoding HGxxPAAW family protein — MAEEFHEDHGHSVAGWTTVAFLLVAAVCVGIGVAWGLHPLYYTGGALAVVGVVVGKILGKMGFGNHNRPSAPPLTPEEQAKLDAQRAS; from the coding sequence ATGGCCGAAGAATTCCACGAGGACCACGGACACAGCGTCGCCGGCTGGACCACTGTGGCGTTCCTGCTCGTCGCGGCGGTCTGCGTGGGCATCGGCGTGGCCTGGGGCCTGCACCCGCTCTACTACACCGGTGGCGCGCTCGCCGTCGTCGGTGTCGTGGTCGGCAAGATCCTCGGCAAGATGGGCTTCGGCAACCACAACCGGCCGAGCGCTCCGCCCCTCACCCCCGAGGAGCAGGCCAAGCTCGACGCGCAGCGGGCGTCCTAG